The Tachysurus fulvidraco isolate hzauxx_2018 chromosome 19, HZAU_PFXX_2.0, whole genome shotgun sequence genomic sequence TCATCCTATGCTCTTTCAGgtgatgatttatttaattgataAGGTGCTTCCTGAGAGCTACTTTGCCAACAACTTGCGTGCTTTGTCTGTGGACATGGCTGTATTCAGGGATCTGCTCAGGCTTAAGCTTCCAGAGCTCTCTCAACACCTTCACCACTTACAGAAAGTAGCCAATCGGACAGGAGGAGGTGAGGAACACCAACAAACTTCTTCCTCGTATTGTAGATTTATTATCCCTAACAATAAGTAAATCcttttcttgtttaaaataGTTGTGAAAAAACGTGGTGCCATGAGGGAATGAATAATTTTAGCAGGACATAAAAAACAGTTCTTTGTCTTTTAtaatatagtgtttataataatatataatagtgTTTATAATAAGGAACTGGCATTGATTAACAACTGCACTGAAACCAAGAGTACAATCCTGTGTATGTGCATTCTACAGAATTGACTTTTCAAaaagttcatttttttaaagtgaaattATGTTATTTATCCAATCCTACAAGATTTCTCTTTGCCTTATGCTTATCATGTACACTGTGTCGTTGCAGGAAGCTATGAGCCTCCACTCACCAATGTGTTCACCATGCAATGGTTTCTCACTATGTTTGCCACCTGCCTTCCTCACCACACCGTGCTGAAGATCTGGGACTCAGTTTTCTTTGAGGGATCAGAAGTGCTGCTGCGTGTTGCCATAGCCATTTGGGCTAAACTGGCAGAGTGAGTCAACCAGAGgagtttttcattattttaaatccCCATAGAGATGTGACACccctggatgaaaaatgaattaTTAGGGTCTTATGGTCCACTACAGAGTACAAGTGTAAATCACAGTCTTTTCTTTGTCACAGTGTGATGtatctccctctgtctttcagGAGGATTGAAGAGTGCCAGACTGCAGATGAGTTCTACAGCACTATGGGCTGTCTGACTCAAGAGATGCTGGAGGACAACTTAATTGACTCCAATGAACTCATGCAGGTGAGAGTGCCATGAAGACTAGTGATCAATCACACACAGTCGACATACCTGTACTGGAAAACAGTTCTAAATGTTAGTGTGAGCTGTGAGATTAGCTGGCAGTAATTCATGTTTGCGTATTGATATTTTATAATAGTAcatacaaaaaatgaaaatgaactcTTGCTGGAATGTATACAATATTCCAGATTAAGGCcctaaaaagacacaaaattaCTTTCAATTTGCAGAGAATGAGCTCCATTTttatagtaatattttacaaagtaaaacattgaaaattaaaataaataacaccacGAGGGAGTAGGGATAttctatcattcattcatcattagtATCCTACTGATGGCATTGTTAATAATGGAAGGCtaaattattacatttgcaACCCTCACACTTTTGTATTGCTATCAGGTGAGCTAAGGCTTAATTTTGGTGGAGCTGAGCTTCCTCTTACTACCATGTAATTTTAGCACTGTGTATAAGTATCTGCCAAGCTGTTACATGCAAAATaggaaaaatgtgtgtgattacagtctTTGTTAGAGGAACATTTAGCTATATGTGAGAGAAACAACTGGTTGAGTCACGGCTCTACTGGTGATAATGGTATATGTGGCAGTCtgtgagaacgtgtgtgtgtgtgtgtgtgtgtgtgtgtgtgtttctctttctcaaaCAGACCGTATACTCCATGGCCACTTTTCCTTTTCCCCAGCTGGCTGAGCTAAGGGAGAAGTACACTTACAATATCACTCCATTTCCTGCTGCAGTCAAGTCCGTTGGCAGGTGTGTAACTTTAGAAAGCCTGCTAAGATTACACAATGCTCCTCTGTAAATGAGTTAGTGTTCTCAGTAAGATGATTGTATTTTGCACTATCATGTTCATATGATGGTGTGAGTATTTGATACACCTGGCTTGCACATACATATAAATGCCTCCTGCAGAATATAGATAAATATGTCTAAATGCATAGCAATAGAGTTTGTTTGTTAAGGTTAAAAGAGGCAACCAGCAAGACCAAACtgaaaaatactgtatgtcactaaTATCCTAGCTTTCTGTTCTTCCAGTAAATTCCTGTCATGCTGAATAAATTTCATACTGAGTTATAATTTACTCAATTGTAGCCAGGGGCTTCATGGATGGgaaagtgatgatgatggtgacaTGGATGATGAGGATTCTATAGTTACTGCTCTGGGATGCCTGGGACCATTAGGAGGGCTCCTGGCTCCTGAGATTCAGAGATACCAAAAGCATTTAAAAGGTAAAACAGCAACATTACTGTTTGGagcattttttgttttcttccaatTCACCACACTTCGCATTTTACTCCTCTCTGCCGCATTTATAACTCTAACACTGTTCCTACAGTACTGGAAATGTCAAAGGGTGGTATTCCAGTTATTGGTACTGAACTAATATGGATTGCAATTGAAAATGGGTCGGTTTGGTGCTTCATCCATATATGCTGTCTTTTCATAAAATGATGCTACAGGAATACAGTTTCTTAATTCAAATTATTTAGCTATTATTAGCTTAAATTAAGTAATTGCAATCAATAGCTGAAGAAAACGAATGACCAGTGACCCCACTATGCAGCAACACTTTAAACAGTTATTGCAATTATTAAgtgaaaaaaaggttgattTATTTAAGTTTTGGTGTATGTTAAAACCGAGGACTATGATATcactgtcattaaaaaaaaaaagattgctgTATCCATAGTCGTGCTCAATCATTTGCATTTATGGACTGAGTAAAAGCCATTACAGAGAGGGTAGAGAGAGAAGCTGGATAGTTTCTACACTAATGCTGATCTAATTTGTCGCGTCTCACTGCATACTGTTTTATTTGCCATTTCTCTCCTTACCCACAGTTGCATTCAATTTGCACATTGTTAAtgttactactgctgctattacCATCTACAGTGGTATTCAATTTTTACACAtattacagtaacattgttttgcacataagtaatatatatatatatattatatatatatatatatatatatatatatatatatatatatatatatatatatattatatatattacacactgatAACAGTCTATATTTACATAGTCTATCTGctgcatgttgtttttttttaaactatttttgtgtttatttctgtgttttttttttttgttttttttttttttgttacttttgtGTACTTATTGGGCATTCACTGTGGACAgcaaagaaataatttaattgtaCTGGGAAACTTGTTTCCTTTCTGTGCATATGtcaataaacactttaaatcttttaaaaaatcttaAGTTTAGGCAAATAAAATTGGGTGATTAtcatatatgaaatgaaaacagtGTTATGTGGAGACTCTTGTGTTtagatttattcatttgcaGCATATATAGAATTATTTAGTGTTTTGTTGATGTCTGAAAATGTGACTAACTTTTGTGTCCATCTCTGTCCTCCTTCCAGACCAGCGAGGGGAACAGAGCTCTCCCTGCAGCAGTATGGCTGAGCTGAGCCCCGGGGCGGTGGGGACCGGCCGGGCAGAGCACCATGCCACCATCAACAGCATGATGATGGAACGCATGAGCACAGACATCAGAGCACTCACTAAGCAGTACTACCGCATCAAGAGACGGCAACAGCAGCAAGCGAATCTGCTCTACATTCACACAGGTAGCTATATAAACCACACTGCAAGCAGGATCTCAAAGTAAGATTCATTCAAGCTTTAATTTTAGGCATGGGGTCAAGTGAGAGTAATGTTTGAACAtgcctataataataataataataataataataataataatatacaatataataaatattaactgCATGTTATCTATGTATTTTCGTTGTATAAATTTCATATCTGGATTTGAATCCAACGGTTTTGATAGAGCTAGTATGAtcacagagaaaaagacaagcagtgcaaaatggattaaaatatGTAGGCTGTTGTTAACTTGATATCATTAATCAAATTATAATCAAAGGTTAAAGTAAAGGTTCTAGGACACCTTCTCCTAACCCAAAGTTAAAAGGAAACTGGTTTTGAAAACACATGGATATGCAGTTTCACTACTTCAATGAGATTTGTTATAAACATTTTAGTCAGGATTGCTACTTTACACCATGTATTTGAGTTTCTAGCCCATCTAGTctagagaaagacacacacaatgaccaGCACCTTTACAGGACGTCTCATCATATGTTGTTCCCAGGACTACCAGTGGAAGCTGAACCTGTTGCTCCTCATAAGTCTAGTAAAGAGGCGAGCCTTGACAGTGGTACTGACTACATACTTTTGTATTGGGATTACACTGGTTACGGGCTGCTACAGTAATTTATGTGTCATGCAGTGCTGGGATTGAGGTTGATGAGAGGTGTTTTAAAATGAAGGCAATCTGTTTGCTTAATCTGGGTGTTTTGTGGCTTGgtgcttatttatttcattcttagGTGACCTTTTCACAAATGAGAATAAATTGCTACTGCTTTATTTGCtgtaatttattttctattaatcAACCAACTATGTGAAACCTCTGGATTTTAATGAGCTGTATTGATTTGGCCAGTGGGACCGTTATACTGTTTTTCATTATTGTTTACTCTGATTTGTTGTAGATAAATGTCCAGCCACTGGCATCTTTGCCTCCCAAATACACTCTTCACCTGTGGTCAATCATCTTCTCTTGGGAAAGAAGGCCTTAGCTGCTCAGCATCCTTTCAGAAATGGTATAGCCCATGGGCCAGGGCCATTTCCGAGAGCCCAGTCCACCCCGACGCAGGATCACAGTCTTCAGTCCCCATGGCGTGCTCATGTTTGTGCTCATCGCAGGAACCTGGCTCGGGCCCGGGCCCAGTTGGGCTTTGATGACTCTGACGAGATAGAGGATAGGACCAGTCCTGAGcacaaaacaaagagagaagaGGGAAAAGACGAGATGAAGGAAGAGGAAGCTCCAGGGATGGAGAGGAAAGACAGCAGTGAAAACCAGGAGAGAATAGATGTGCCGTTGCAGGAGCCAGTGCAAGGGATTATTGAGCAGGGAGACTCCAAGCTCCAGCTTCAGGATGCTGGCTACAGAGAGGAGATAAAGGAGATGGAACAGCAACTAACCACACTAGACCTGGATTCATCGGCACAAGCTCCTTCAGAGTTGAATGACCCAGAATCCCCTTCTCCTCCTCCAGAGCCAGAGCTGGGAAATAATCCACAGCCACAACCCGAACCAAATGCACAGCCATACATCTCATCAGTGGCATGTTCCACCCGCCATGACTCTTCCAGCTCAGAAAGCACAGCTTGCTCTCTCATGCAGAGCTCCTCTGTAGCCTCTACCCCAGAGAGTCTTCCCAAACCACAGCAGATCTTCTCACCTTTCCCCTGTGTCAAAGCACCCCGCAAATCCATGGCTGCCCGCAACCTAGGCCTCTATGCCCCCACCTCCAGAACCCCCAATGTGCACTTCCCACATATGAGCAAAACCATGAACCGAATGGGTGCTGGCATTGCTGTGTCCACCAGACGGCGATGATTAGCAGCTTTACTTATTCTTCACCTGAGCTCTGAAACTGATCCTTTCAAATATACAGAAGGCTTGCTTTTTCAGCATGCATAGAAAGTATAGCAGTATACAGCACAAAAGCCACCGAGATATTGTACACAGTAGATGTATAGATAAAAATTAAAGAATTTCCAAGCTAGTCAAGATTATCTTGAATGTgttgaacatttttttcaagattttttATACTTCTCAAAAAGAGCCAAACAGTTATTCTTTTCTAGTGTTCAGAATTACTGGAGAATGTAAAGAAGCCTTtatacatttactgtatgctgCATGTCTAACCTTTGGCTTTTGCCATAAATGTATtggatatgtacagtatatggataTATTAGTCACAAacctacatatacacacacgcaaataTATCCTATTTATTGACTGGCAAatgctgtatactgtatatcattatAACACTCCCTCATTTCAAACATACAGCTTGGTTTTCTTATCTTATTCTTTCTGCCATATATTTCCTCACAGAATTTAATGCAATTTGCCTCCTGTTATGTATCATTTGTCTGTCACTTTATTAATTGGTTTGTGCTGTCAAGTTTTGGACATTTCAATTTCCTAACCATAAACAGAAATAGCTGTATCTTTACTCTTTATTTCATAGCTTATACTTTAAAGAATTTGAAATGAACAAAGTTAACATATTGGatgtattacatttaaatgaatgactCATGTTATATTTACATTGATGCTTGAGTTATTTCAGTGAACAAGATTGCACCAATAAAAAATCTACATGTATAATAGAAGACATGGGAGTTCAGTTGTACCTTTGTTTCTGGttagaatataataaaacattgttaCTGTGGAAACATTGCCACTTCCAAGGTCCCCATTCGACCCAGAGCTCAGGTTACTGCCTGTATGGCTAATAAATTAAAGTTGCATGTGCATATTGGCATAATCtggggttctctggtttcctcccacatcTCTAAAACATGCCAAGAGCTAAATTCACTtgaggtgtgaatgagtgtgtgaatgtgtgtgtgaatgtgtgtgcatagtGCATTCAGTTTTGGCCGGCGTCCCATCTggggtgtattcccacctcacaccTGTTCTTTCTGGGGTAGGATGCAGAGCTACTTGAACAGAAAAATATGGTGATTCAACAACAAATTATCAAACAATAAACACTGCCAGTGTCACTACGTGCTCATGTTTAGAGAATAATCCATGATGAGTGTTGTCTTTATGATTACTAGGCTACTGTTAGAttttaacagtaacacacactccatctgcttctccacaaatacattttgtttccGAGAATTGCTGTGGAATCACAACTACAGGCACACGCCATTCTCAGAGCAAAGTATTACTATGGTCAGTACACCATGGGAGGGCGCTGCTGTCATAATAAGATATTTATGTTCCAGGATTGCACATAAAACCAAACCCTTCCAGTGAAATTCAAAACCTGGTATTGGTTATCAAGGTAAATCCCTGTCGagacaaaacattacaaatattccttatctctctttatttttctaaCTGTTTGAACCTGTGGTTCAAATCTTTTTCACCTTCATTCTAGGTtgtgttcttttaattgtgaacAATTTAGATATTACAGTGTATTTAATAATATGGATAAAACATCCGATggcataagaaaaaaattaaacaactataatacaggaaaaaagaaacaagaaatatgcaaaatagtgtataaatgactttttttttttttttttttttttacaaaaacatttgtccAATTATTTGTCCATTTTGCCATTTCTTCATTTATCAGATGTAAATTTGCAGTCTTCTGATTATACTTGTACGAAGGACAGAGCAGTGAGTTTGGGAACACAATATTTTAAGTCAATGCAatcattttaatagttttaaaaaTAGACGCTTAAGAATGACTGGTTATGTCcgaactacagtatataatgatGAGGAATATTTCCGGCCATGTCTTTTCATACACCACTAAACATTCTGTGTCAGTATCATTGAGACTCAATGACATGACTGATGATTAAAGACAATTATTTTCTTAGAATGGTTAATGATGGATTGCTGGAGATCAGCACGTAGGCATAAGTCAAGCAGACCTCAGGACCATGGCTCAGCTGGATCATCTCTCTCAAAACCCTAAATAGGCtgtcagtgtcatttcttctgGATGTATGTACATGCACTGTGTGCTTGTGAGAAAATGTTGGACTCAGATTTCTCAAGAGATCAGGGGGACGTTCTGTATACTGGGCAGATGATTCTTCTGGGACTGGCAGAGGGCCGAGCAGCTTCTGTGTACTCCATCACTGATTACCCTAGAGACTAATTTATGTCCTATTGCAGAGGGCAATACTGGATGTCACCTATCCAAGAACAGCACACAGAGCCTTGTTTAGCCATTTGTTTAGatcttttttaaagttttaacagCATGTTAAACTTTGACAAGAACCTTGTACAGGgttttaaaaacagaatttgATCTGGAGGTCAGA encodes the following:
- the tbc1d30 gene encoding TBC1 domain family member 30 isoform X5; this encodes MAEKGEGVDTRLKFTLEPSLGKNGFQQWYDALKAVARLPTGIPKEWRKRVWLNLADQYLHSISIDWEKTMRFAFNDRSNPDDDSLGIQIVKDLHRTGCSSYCGQEAEQDRVVLKRVLLAYARWNKTVGYCQGFNVLAALILEVTEGNEGDALKVMIYLIDKVLPESYFANNLRALSVDMAVFRDLLRLKLPELSQHLHHLQKVANRTGGGSYEPPLTNVFTMQWFLTMFATCLPHHTVLKIWDSVFFEGSEVLLRVAIAIWAKLAERIEECQTADEFYSTMGCLTQEMLEDNLIDSNELMQTVYSMATFPFPQLAELREKYTYNITPFPAAVKSVGSQGLHGWESDDDGDMDDEDSIVTALGCLGPLGGLLAPEIQRYQKHLKDQRGEQSSPCSSMAELSPGAVGTGRAEHHATINSMMMERMSTDIRALTKQYYRIKRRQQQQANLLYIHTGLPVEAEPVAPHKSSKEASLDSDKCPATGIFASQIHSSPVVNHLLLGKKALAAQHPFRNGIAHGPGPFPRAQSTPTQDHSLQSPWRAHVCAHRRNLARARAQLGFDDSDEIEDRTSPEHKTKREEGKDEMKEEEAPGMERKDSSENQERIDVPLQEPVQGIIEQGDSKLQLQDAGYREEIKEMEQQLTTLDLDSSAQAPSELNDPESPSPPPEPELGNNPQPQPEPNAQPYISSVACSTRHDSSSSESTACSLMQSSSVASTPESLPKPQQIFSPFPCVKAPRKSMAARNLGLYAPTSRTPNVHFPHMSKTMNRMGAGIAVSTRRR
- the tbc1d30 gene encoding TBC1 domain family member 30 isoform X1, which gives rise to MSSVKVPEFGLREVDICDGELESDEESAGFHDVRSHHVLQEPSECANGALTSLSPKRCLVSDEAVKAVRLEPLCNEVWTRSEEDNGRFVCRPSIVDCLLVELYDTYSSGKGLRSADSLDSSTEASGSDAFLGRSNTASSFLQELQEKHTKRHQRNYLSQKDPEELKWMIQEVNYRIGIQSAKLVRQLKRKDRLHHKQQKKCDIVTACLQAVSPKRRVDTRLKFTLEPSLGKNGFQQWYDALKAVARLPTGIPKEWRKRVWLNLADQYLHSISIDWEKTMRFAFNDRSNPDDDSLGIQIVKDLHRTGCSSYCGQEAEQDRVVLKRVLLAYARWNKTVGYCQGFNVLAALILEVTEGNEGDALKVMIYLIDKVLPESYFANNLRALSVDMAVFRDLLRLKLPELSQHLHHLQKVANRTGGGSYEPPLTNVFTMQWFLTMFATCLPHHTVLKIWDSVFFEGSEVLLRVAIAIWAKLAERIEECQTADEFYSTMGCLTQEMLEDNLIDSNELMQTVYSMATFPFPQLAELREKYTYNITPFPAAVKSVGSQGLHGWESDDDGDMDDEDSIVTALGCLGPLGGLLAPEIQRYQKHLKDQRGEQSSPCSSMAELSPGAVGTGRAEHHATINSMMMERMSTDIRALTKQYYRIKRRQQQQANLLYIHTGLPVEAEPVAPHKSSKEASLDSDKCPATGIFASQIHSSPVVNHLLLGKKALAAQHPFRNGIAHGPGPFPRAQSTPTQDHSLQSPWRAHVCAHRRNLARARAQLGFDDSDEIEDRTSPEHKTKREEGKDEMKEEEAPGMERKDSSENQERIDVPLQEPVQGIIEQGDSKLQLQDAGYREEIKEMEQQLTTLDLDSSAQAPSELNDPESPSPPPEPELGNNPQPQPEPNAQPYISSVACSTRHDSSSSESTACSLMQSSSVASTPESLPKPQQIFSPFPCVKAPRKSMAARNLGLYAPTSRTPNVHFPHMSKTMNRMGAGIAVSTRRR
- the tbc1d30 gene encoding TBC1 domain family member 30 isoform X2 → MSSVKVPEFGLREVDICDGELESDEESAGFHDVRSHHVLQEPSECANGALTSLSPKRCLVSDEAVKAVRLEPLCNEVWTRSEEDNGRFVCRPSIVDCLLVELYDTYSSGKGLRSADSLDSSTEASGSDAFLGRSNTASSFLQELQEKHTKRHQRNYLSQKDPEELKWMIQEVNYRIGIQSAKLVRQLKRKDRLHHKQQKKCDIVTACLQAVSPKRRVDTRLKFTLEPSLGKNGFQQWYDALKAVARLPTGIPKEWRKRVWLNLADQYLHSISIDWEKTMRFAFNDRSNPDDDSLGIQIVKDLHRTGCSSYCGQEAEQDRVVLKRVLLAYARWNKTVGYCQGFNVLAALILEVTEGNEGDALKVMIYLIDKVLPESYFANNLRALSVDMAVFRDLLRLKLPELSQHLHHLQKVANRTGGGSYEPPLTNVFTMQWFLTMFATCLPHHTVLKIWDSVFFEGSEVLLRVAIAIWAKLAERIEECQTADEFYSTMGCLTQEMLEDNLIDSNELMQTVYSMATFPFPQLAELREKYTYNITPFPAAVKSVGSQGLHGWESDDDGDMDDEDSIVTALGCLGPLGGLLAPEIQRYQKHLKDQRGEQSSPCSSMAELSPGAVGTGRAEHHATINSMMMERMSTDIRALTKQYYRIKRRQQQQANLLYIHTDKCPATGIFASQIHSSPVVNHLLLGKKALAAQHPFRNGIAHGPGPFPRAQSTPTQDHSLQSPWRAHVCAHRRNLARARAQLGFDDSDEIEDRTSPEHKTKREEGKDEMKEEEAPGMERKDSSENQERIDVPLQEPVQGIIEQGDSKLQLQDAGYREEIKEMEQQLTTLDLDSSAQAPSELNDPESPSPPPEPELGNNPQPQPEPNAQPYISSVACSTRHDSSSSESTACSLMQSSSVASTPESLPKPQQIFSPFPCVKAPRKSMAARNLGLYAPTSRTPNVHFPHMSKTMNRMGAGIAVSTRRR
- the tbc1d30 gene encoding TBC1 domain family member 30 isoform X4; translated protein: MKQDRLVASKRSRVCLKRQQQNSASGVGGIISNVLKKRNGISRSAPRLLCTLEPGVDTRLKFTLEPSLGKNGFQQWYDALKAVARLPTGIPKEWRKRVWLNLADQYLHSISIDWEKTMRFAFNDRSNPDDDSLGIQIVKDLHRTGCSSYCGQEAEQDRVVLKRVLLAYARWNKTVGYCQGFNVLAALILEVTEGNEGDALKVMIYLIDKVLPESYFANNLRALSVDMAVFRDLLRLKLPELSQHLHHLQKVANRTGGGSYEPPLTNVFTMQWFLTMFATCLPHHTVLKIWDSVFFEGSEVLLRVAIAIWAKLAERIEECQTADEFYSTMGCLTQEMLEDNLIDSNELMQTVYSMATFPFPQLAELREKYTYNITPFPAAVKSVGSQGLHGWESDDDGDMDDEDSIVTALGCLGPLGGLLAPEIQRYQKHLKDQRGEQSSPCSSMAELSPGAVGTGRAEHHATINSMMMERMSTDIRALTKQYYRIKRRQQQQANLLYIHTDKCPATGIFASQIHSSPVVNHLLLGKKALAAQHPFRNGIAHGPGPFPRAQSTPTQDHSLQSPWRAHVCAHRRNLARARAQLGFDDSDEIEDRTSPEHKTKREEGKDEMKEEEAPGMERKDSSENQERIDVPLQEPVQGIIEQGDSKLQLQDAGYREEIKEMEQQLTTLDLDSSAQAPSELNDPESPSPPPEPELGNNPQPQPEPNAQPYISSVACSTRHDSSSSESTACSLMQSSSVASTPESLPKPQQIFSPFPCVKAPRKSMAARNLGLYAPTSRTPNVHFPHMSKTMNRMGAGIAVSTRRR
- the tbc1d30 gene encoding TBC1 domain family member 30 isoform X3, whose product is MKQDRLVASKRSRVCLKRQQQNSASGVGGIISNVLKKRNGISRSAPRLLCTLEPGVDTRLKFTLEPSLGKNGFQQWYDALKAVARLPTGIPKEWRKRVWLNLADQYLHSISIDWEKTMRFAFNDRSNPDDDSLGIQIVKDLHRTGCSSYCGQEAEQDRVVLKRVLLAYARWNKTVGYCQGFNVLAALILEVTEGNEGDALKVMIYLIDKVLPESYFANNLRALSVDMAVFRDLLRLKLPELSQHLHHLQKVANRTGGGSYEPPLTNVFTMQWFLTMFATCLPHHTVLKIWDSVFFEGSEVLLRVAIAIWAKLAERIEECQTADEFYSTMGCLTQEMLEDNLIDSNELMQTVYSMATFPFPQLAELREKYTYNITPFPAAVKSVGSQGLHGWESDDDGDMDDEDSIVTALGCLGPLGGLLAPEIQRYQKHLKDQRGEQSSPCSSMAELSPGAVGTGRAEHHATINSMMMERMSTDIRALTKQYYRIKRRQQQQANLLYIHTGLPVEAEPVAPHKSSKEASLDSDKCPATGIFASQIHSSPVVNHLLLGKKALAAQHPFRNGIAHGPGPFPRAQSTPTQDHSLQSPWRAHVCAHRRNLARARAQLGFDDSDEIEDRTSPEHKTKREEGKDEMKEEEAPGMERKDSSENQERIDVPLQEPVQGIIEQGDSKLQLQDAGYREEIKEMEQQLTTLDLDSSAQAPSELNDPESPSPPPEPELGNNPQPQPEPNAQPYISSVACSTRHDSSSSESTACSLMQSSSVASTPESLPKPQQIFSPFPCVKAPRKSMAARNLGLYAPTSRTPNVHFPHMSKTMNRMGAGIAVSTRRR